A segment of the Staphylococcus ratti genome:
ATTTAGGATTTGAAGTCTTTTAGGTCCGAGGCCTTTGATATCCTTTAACTCATATGGATTTTCAATAAGATTTATTTTAGTCATGTTAATCACCAAAAATTTGTTGTTTTAGGCGCTGTCCAGTAGGTGTACCTGCAAGTCCTCCTCGTCCAGTTTCACGAAGCGCGGAAGGCATCGTTTGTCCAATGCGATACATCGCGTCGATCACTTCATCTGTCGGAATACGTGATTCAATACCTGCAAGCGCCATATCAGCCGAAACGATCGCATTCGAAGCCCCAGCAGCATTACGTTTAACGCACGGCACTTCAACAAGTCCCGCCACAGGATCACACACCAATCCAAGCATATTTTTCATACAAATCGCAAATCCTTCTGCAGATTGTTGAGGTGTTCCGCCTGCTGCTTCAACAACCGCAGCCGCTGCCATTGCGGCTGCAGAACCTACCTCTGCTTGACAGCCGCCTGCCGCTCCAGAAATTGACGCATTGTTTGCAACAACGAAACCAAATGCACCTGCTGTTAATAAAAAGTTTAACATATCCGTACGTGAAAGTTGCAATTTATCTTTAAGCGCAAATAATACCCCCGGTACGACACCGGCAGAACCCGCAGTAGGCGTTGCACAAATTTTACCCATAGCTGCATTCACTTCATTGGTTGCGACAGCTTTACTTACCGCATCTAATAACGTATAACCTGCAATAGATTGTCCACTTTCAATATATTGTTTCATTAAAACAGCATCTCCACCTGTTAAACCTGTTTTAGATGTGACGCCATTTACCCCTTCTTCTACCGCATTTTCCATTGTTTCTAAATTTCGGTTCATATGCGCATAGACTTCTTCTTTCGACAAGCCAGTTACGGCCATTTCTTGTTCCATCATGATTTCATGAATCGCTTTATTTTCCGCTTCACATTTTGCGATTAATTCTTTAACATTTTTAAACATGCTATCCCCTCCATCATCTTACGTGTCCCCCATTAATGAGACTGTTACTACACCAGGAACTTGACGAATTTCATCAAGTATCGCTTCACTCATATCTTCATCTAATTCACACGTCATGAGCGCTTGATCACCTTTTTCTTTGCGCGCTACTTGCATGCTTCCGACGTTAATACCATAGTTCCCGATTATATTCGCCACTTTTCCAATGGTTCCAAAAGTATCTTGATGAAACACGAGCAATGTAGGATAGTTACCGCTAATCGCAAGTTTGAAGCCATTAATCGCAACAATTTCAATTTTGCCCCCGCCAATCGAAACCCCTTCAACCGAAATATGATGGTCATCATCTATCATATCGATAATTGCAGTGTTAGGATGCGCACGCTCTTCTGCCATTTCTATAAATTTGACTTGCAAACCTTTCGTTTTTGCAGTTTCAAGACTCGTTTCAATACGACTATCATCCGTGTCGTATCCAAGAAGCCCACCTACGAGCGCGACATCTGTGCCATGGCCACGATAAGTTTCCATAAACGAACCATATAAATAAATATCTGCACGTTGAGGCTGCTTGCCAAATAAATCTCTCGCAACGAGACCTATGCGCACAGCTCCTGCTGTATGTGAAGACGAAGGCCCTACCATCGTTGGGCCTATAATGTCGAAAACGCTTTTATATTTCATTGTTTCTTTCCCCCTTGATTGCATATTAATGCAAGACATACACATTATAACAAGCATTCACAAACTTTGAAATATTGTGATATTTGTTACAAAAAGTGCTTTTTATATTCCTAAAAAAATCACAGGTTAATGGATATGAACCATTTCCTGTGATTTATATTATTATTCAACTGAAAAGAAATACGGATAAATAGGTTGTTCACCTTGTTGAATTTCAACTTCAACATCTTCGTAATTCGTCTCCATGAACGTTTCTATCCACTCAGTTTGAGCATCCGTCGCTTCTTCTCCAACAATAATTGTTAAAATTTCACTATCGTCATCTAACATCGTTTCTAATGTTTTTTGAAGCGTCACATTCACATCTTTATCACTTACTACGATTTTATCTTCAACTAGACCCATAAATGCATCTTTTTCAATGTTGATACCGTCAATTTTAGTGTCACGTACCGCATACGTAATCGATCCTGATTTAACTTCTTCTAATGCCGTTGTCATTGCTTCTTGGTTGTGTTTTAAATCCGCACTACTGTCATAATTGAACATTGCCGTAATACCTTGTGGAATTGTTCTTGTCGGTACAACTACTGCTTCAACTTCTACAATTTCTGTAGCTTGTTGGCTTG
Coding sequences within it:
- the sdaAB gene encoding L-serine ammonia-lyase, iron-sulfur-dependent subunit beta: MKYKSVFDIIGPTMVGPSSSHTAGAVRIGLVARDLFGKQPQRADIYLYGSFMETYRGHGTDVALVGGLLGYDTDDSRIETSLETAKTKGLQVKFIEMAEERAHPNTAIIDMIDDDHHISVEGVSIGGGKIEIVAINGFKLAISGNYPTLLVFHQDTFGTIGKVANIIGNYGINVGSMQVARKEKGDQALMTCELDEDMSEAILDEIRQVPGVVTVSLMGDT
- the sdaAA gene encoding L-serine ammonia-lyase, iron-sulfur-dependent, subunit alpha; amino-acid sequence: MFKNVKELIAKCEAENKAIHEIMMEQEMAVTGLSKEEVYAHMNRNLETMENAVEEGVNGVTSKTGLTGGDAVLMKQYIESGQSIAGYTLLDAVSKAVATNEVNAAMGKICATPTAGSAGVVPGVLFALKDKLQLSRTDMLNFLLTAGAFGFVVANNASISGAAGGCQAEVGSAAAMAAAAVVEAAGGTPQQSAEGFAICMKNMLGLVCDPVAGLVEVPCVKRNAAGASNAIVSADMALAGIESRIPTDEVIDAMYRIGQTMPSALRETGRGGLAGTPTGQRLKQQIFGD